From the genome of Aerococcus sanguinicola:
TCCATACCACTGTTTTCGCATCTTTAAGCACTTCTTTGAAGGCTTCAATAGTCTTAGGCCCGCAGTCTAAACCTTCCCAACCTGCAGGAATTTCATCCGCAGCGACTTCCTTAGTATTGGCATCATTAGAGAAGTCATCTGCAATGGTTACGTCAACTGGTAATACCAAACGGTCGCCAGCGCGTTCCATTAAGTCTTTAGCTAGGTCAACCTTGTCTTCTTCTAAGAGGGAATTCCCAACTTCATAGCCTTGTGCCTTGAGGAAGGTGTAGGCCATACCGCCACCGATCAATACCTTGTCAGCTTTGTCAAGCAAGGTTTCGATGACTTGGATCTTATCAGAAACCTTAGCCCCGCCGAGGATAGCCACGAATGGGCGTTTAGGATTTTCAACAGCATCGCCTAAGAATTTTAATTCTTTTTCCATTAAGAAACCAGCAACGGCTGTGTCAATGTTTGAAGAAATCCCTACGTTGGAAGCGTGAGCCCGGTGAGCGGTACCGAAAGCATCGTTAACGAAAACATCGCCTAAGGATGCCCAGTACTTGCCTAATTCAGGATCATTGCCACTTTCCTTCTTACCATCAATGTCTTCGAAACGGGTGTTTTCAAAGAGCAGAACTTCGCCTTCAGCCAAGTTGTTGATAGCATCTTCTAATTCTTTACCACGTGTTTCAGGAACGAAGGTTACTTTTTGACCGAGTAATTCTTCCAAGTGTTCAGCTACTGGACGTAGGGTCTTAGAAGCCTTGTCTTCTTCGGTCTTAACCTTGCCTAAGTGGGAGAAGAGGATTAATTTTCCTTGGTGCTCTAACACATATTTAATGGTAGGAAGAGCTTGGACCATCCGGTTATCATCGGTAATGGTTGATCCATCCATTGGCACGTTAAAGTCCACGCGCATTAATACTTTTTTCCCTTTTACATCGATATCTTCAATTGTTTTTTTAGCCATGCTAAACCCCTTTTCTATCCTTATCTACTTACTTTTAAAAAAACGGGAAGCGCGAAGCTCCCCGCTAGTTTAAAGATTTCTCTTATAGGTTAGCAAAGTGTTCTAAAGTAGAGATCATGTTGCTGGTGAAACCATATTCGTTATCATACCAAGCAACAGTCTTCACTAATTGGCCACCATCTGCATCCATGATCTTAGTTTGGGTTGCATCGAATACAGAACCGTATGGGTAACCAATGATGTCTGATGAAACAATTTCATCTTCAGTGTAATCGAAGGCAGTGCTTGAAGCAGCTTTCATAGCAGCGTTAACTTCTTCAGCAGTTACTTCTTTTTCAAGAACTGAGTAAAGTTCAACTTCTGAACCAGTGATTACAGGAACACGTTGAGCAGTCCCGTCGATCTTACCATCTAATTCAGGGATTACTTTACCTACAGCTTTAGCAGCACCAGTTGAAGCTGGGATGATGTTGTCAGCGCCAGCACGGTTCTTACGGCCACCTGGAGCATCTTGAGTTTTTTGAGTTGCAGTGTAAGCGTGGATTGTTGACATTAATGCACGTTTCACACCGAATTCTTTGTTCAATACATTAACCATTGGAGCTAAGCAGTTAGTTGTACATGAAGCTGCTGATACAATGTTGTCGTCTGCAGTTAAGATATCGTGGTTAACACCGTAAACGATAGTCTTAAGGTCGCCTTTAGCAGGAGCTGAAATTAAAACTTTCTTAGCACCAGCATCGATGTGAGCTTGTGCTTTATCAACTGATGTGTAGAAACCAGTACATTCAAGTACGAAGTCAATTCCTAAGTCACCCCAAGGTAATTTAGAAGCGTCTGCTTCTTCATAGGATTTGATTTCTTTACCATCAACAATTAAGGCATCTTCTTTAGCTTCAACACTGTAAGGGAAACGCCCTTGAGCAGTATCATATTTTAGAAGGTAAGCTAAGTCTTCGTTGTCAGTTAAGTCGTTGATTGCAACTACTTCTAAATCTGAACCTTTTTCTAAAATACGACGTAAAGCTAAACGACCAATACGGCCAAAACCGTTAATTGCTAATTTCTTTGCCATAATGTAAATTCCTCCTTGTAAGAACTACAACAGTTATACAACAATTTTATATCAATAGAGCTTGGCTCCATTTAATACCATATGACTTGCCCCTTCATCCGTAATTAAAACTAATTGCTGGGGGGCGATTTTGGCGAAGGCAGTAATCACATCTGCTTTGACTTCGCCACCGGCCACGAGAATGGGCCACTTAACTTGGTGGATATCTTCAATTTGAATCCCGATCCGTGGAACCCGGTATACAATCTTACCTTCCTTATCAAAGAAGCATCCAAAAGCTTCACCGATGGCTGCCTTGGACTTGATAAAGTCACAAGCCTTGGCATCCAAGTCGCGTCGCTTAGCCATGATATCCGCATTCCCTACACTAAAGATTAAGACATTAGCTTCCTTTAGCCGTTGCAAGGTTTTGTTAATCTGTGGCTCTTTGAGCAACATTTGATAAGTTGCTGTGTTCAAACTTTCAGGGGCGTAGAGTGAAATGCTCTGGCCACCCAAGAGTTGAGCGAGTCTTTCGCTGATGGTGTTGGGCTGGTTAGCCGCTTCATCTCCCATACCTCCACGCGCCGAGACGACGGTAAAGGACCGGCCATCTGTTAAAAGACGGTTGGAGAGATGAGGCACCACAGCTTGGACGGTCGATCCACCTGTCACAGCAATCACTTGCTGGCCCTTGTCCAGATGGTCAGCCAAGTAAGTTGACAAGGCTTGGGCCATCTTAGCTTCCGTCCCATCATCCAAGCCTAGAACCCCATTAACAATCAGGGCCGACTGGATACCTAGAAGGTCAGCTAATTCTCTTTCCAGGACTTGGATATCGGTTTCGAGTCTGAATAAACGGTGGGCAAGCGTAATTGCTTCCTCCCCTTTAGTAGTCAGGACCATGCCCGAGGCCAATTTCTCTAAAAGCCCCTGCCTGTCCAAGACGTCTGTCTCAGCTCGCACCCGTCTCTCCGTGAGATCCAAGCGCAAGGCCATGGTCTTACGACCCATGGGCCCCTCAGCTAAGAGCAAACTCAGCATCCGAATCCGCAAGCGGTAAGTTGTGTGTAGCTCTGGAACCACATCTTCAATTAGACTTAAAGATAGATCCATAAGCTCCCTCATTTCTTTGGACAGTTATTGTCCAGGTAGACAATTTCTGACCAAGTGTCTGTAAAAAAATTTGCGATCAATTTCTTTACACCGTTAGTATAGCAAGCTTCCGTCCAAAGTGCAAGTTATCAGCTTAAAAACTTTGGCAAAAATTTGTAAAAAGTATGTAAATCCACCCCAAATATGGGGCAAAAAAATAAAATAGCTTGGACATAATTAGTCCAAGCTATCGAATTTATATTTTGCTTTGGATGACTTGGGCCTTTTCCTGGGCAAGCAAGCAAAGCTCTTGGGCCTTAAAGATGTGCTCTTGAGTCATGGCTTCTTCAGTTCCGTTTAGGCAGTCTAGAATCATTTGGCCAAAGAAGGGGAAACCAATCTCGCCGGTCACTTGGCGGTGTTCAACGCCCTCTTCTGTCACTAGGTACACATGGTCCAGGCTGTCTTCGCGTCCGACGTCTAAGTACTTGCGCAGTTCAATGGTGCCCTTGGTCCCGGTGATAAAGGTCCGGCCGTCACCCCAAGTCGGTAAGCTGTCTGGTGTGAACCAGTCCACCTTGAAGAAGAAGGTCGCGCCGTTATCCCCGACTAGGGTCGCGTCGCCATAGTCTTCTA
Proteins encoded in this window:
- a CDS encoding phosphoglycerate kinase: MAKKTIEDIDVKGKKVLMRVDFNVPMDGSTITDDNRMVQALPTIKYVLEHQGKLILFSHLGKVKTEEDKASKTLRPVAEHLEELLGQKVTFVPETRGKELEDAINNLAEGEVLLFENTRFEDIDGKKESGNDPELGKYWASLGDVFVNDAFGTAHRAHASNVGISSNIDTAVAGFLMEKELKFLGDAVENPKRPFVAILGGAKVSDKIQVIETLLDKADKVLIGGGMAYTFLKAQGYEVGNSLLEEDKVDLAKDLMERAGDRLVLPVDVTIADDFSNDANTKEVAADEIPAGWEGLDCGPKTIEAFKEVLKDAKTVVWNGPMGVFEMPAFAKGTNAVCEAIAHLDDATTIVGGGDSAAAAQKSGFGDKFSHISTGGGASMKFLEGAELPAVAALDNK
- the gap gene encoding type I glyceraldehyde-3-phosphate dehydrogenase, producing MAKKLAINGFGRIGRLALRRILEKGSDLEVVAINDLTDNEDLAYLLKYDTAQGRFPYSVEAKEDALIVDGKEIKSYEEADASKLPWGDLGIDFVLECTGFYTSVDKAQAHIDAGAKKVLISAPAKGDLKTIVYGVNHDILTADDNIVSAASCTTNCLAPMVNVLNKEFGVKRALMSTIHAYTATQKTQDAPGGRKNRAGADNIIPASTGAAKAVGKVIPELDGKIDGTAQRVPVITGSEVELYSVLEKEVTAEEVNAAMKAASSTAFDYTEDEIVSSDIIGYPYGSVFDATQTKIMDADGGQLVKTVAWYDNEYGFTSNMISTLEHFANL
- a CDS encoding sugar-binding transcriptional regulator; amino-acid sequence: MDLSLSLIEDVVPELHTTYRLRIRMLSLLLAEGPMGRKTMALRLDLTERRVRAETDVLDRQGLLEKLASGMVLTTKGEEAITLAHRLFRLETDIQVLERELADLLGIQSALIVNGVLGLDDGTEAKMAQALSTYLADHLDKGQQVIAVTGGSTVQAVVPHLSNRLLTDGRSFTVVSARGGMGDEAANQPNTISERLAQLLGGQSISLYAPESLNTATYQMLLKEPQINKTLQRLKEANVLIFSVGNADIMAKRRDLDAKACDFIKSKAAIGEAFGCFFDKEGKIVYRVPRIGIQIEDIHQVKWPILVAGGEVKADVITAFAKIAPQQLVLITDEGASHMVLNGAKLY